Proteins co-encoded in one Nothobranchius furzeri strain GRZ-AD chromosome 4, NfurGRZ-RIMD1, whole genome shotgun sequence genomic window:
- the LOC107388512 gene encoding LOW QUALITY PROTEIN: mucin-2-like (The sequence of the model RefSeq protein was modified relative to this genomic sequence to represent the inferred CDS: inserted 1 base in 1 codon; substituted 1 base at 1 genomic stop codon), producing the protein MVARTPLKKTADKSTGESNKSQMGGIDRQVTCLTKIGVGSSTSGGRAGKLKDRPQQRMLLNSLCLLVAVRGTGGASPLTPPALWKEIQKSPLPHYQAHQQFRPPGCETAELSSLTDPSQQNHQGDRVENHVSSICSTWGKGHFKTFGGDVFQFPGMCEYNLVSDCRDSFEKFSVHIKQEEIDGNVTIKYMVVTINENAFFINKSLVTENSNFITLPHYNMGVKMEDSTFNITLKSKVSLAVTWNRVDAVMVELSNDYANQTCGLCGDFNGVPVNNELIKDERKISYTEFGNSQHVHLPNDDCKKPREEDDDSLENRSLPHSCNEFVIHCTGKFHSESRSSCTQLIDPEAYIQACAMDMCNYNNSIDDFCVCSSMSEFSRLCSHAGGQPPNWRRPHFCAKQCPYNMVYNENGSPCMDTCRHQHTSSECDDHQIDGCFCPSGTVFDDVSKRRCIDRSECQRKHNIYNSGDVYLQDGKNWCVCVSHVEGRWDCEIFETSATCAVEEGSHFTTFDGKTFTFHGDCSYTLAKVESKDESSPDFTIEAELVPCADXQFDTCLKTVKLLPDNSKDNFFTFTLNGVVEQNAQSLRLPPILLQTNFGLQIQIQYIPRMQVYINLENSYKAKTRGICGNFNMVLNDDMKXPQEMVGTAASYSNSWKARIACKDKEERSDNPCSLSSKNEEYANHWCDLVQNPKKTFAKCHSEVDPLVFYKRCIYSSCNCEKSEDCLCVVFISYVRAYAAKGVTMKDFGNDVCGVRKKASGLLWLLIKQQQTATVYKLDSPIFQSELTKLLG; encoded by the exons ATGGTAGCCAGGACGCCACTGAAGAAGACCGCAGACAAAAGCACAGGGGAAAG CAACAAGAGTCAAATGGGGGGGATCGACAGGCAGGTCACGTGTCTGACAAAGATCGGTGTGGGCAGCAgtacctcaggaggtagagctggaAAGTTGAAGGATCGACCCCAGCAGAGAATGCTACTTAACtccctttgcctgctggtggcggttaGAGGGACTGGTGGAGCCTCGCCTCTgaca cctcctgccctctggaaagAGATACAGAAATCTCCGCTCCCGCACTACCAGGCTCACCAACAGTTTCGTCCACCAGGCTGTGAGACTGCTGAACTCTCTTCCCTCACAGATCCCAGCCAGCAGAATCACCAGGGTGACAGGG ttGAGAACCACGTCAGCAGCATCTGCAGTACATGGGGAAAGGGACATTTTAAGACCTTCGGTGGAGATGTGTTCCAGTTTCCTGGTATGTGCGAGTACAACCTGGTGTCAGACTGCCGCGACTCCTTCGAGAAGTTCTCTGTTCACATCAAACAGGAGGAAATTGATGGAAACGTTACAATAAAATACATGGTGGTCACCATCAATGAAAATGCGTTCTTCATCAACAAGAGCCTGGTCACTGAAAACAGCAATTT CATCACTCTGCCACACTATAACATGGGGGTAAAGATGGAAGACAGCACTTTCAACATCACGCTCAAATCTAAAGTCAGCCTAGCAGTCACATGGAACCGTGTAGATGCCGTCATG GTAGAACTTTCAAATGACTATGCAAACCAGACGTGCGGACTTTGTGGAGACTTCAATGGCGTCCCTGTTAATAATGAGCTCATTAAAGATG AACGTAAAATCAGCTACACTGAGTTTGGCAACAGTCAACATGTCCACCTTCCTAATGATGATTGTAAAAAACCCCGAGAAGAGGACGATGACTCTTTGGAGAACAGATCGTTGCCACATTCATGCAATGAATTT GTGATCCATTGTACAGGAAAGTTCCACTCAGAGTCCCGGAGTTCGTGCACTCAGCTGATTGATCCTGAAGCTTACATCCAGGCGTGTGCGATGGACATGTGTAATTATAACAACAGCATCGATGATTTCTGTGTCTGCAGCTCCATGTCGGAGTTTTCCCGACTGTGTTCTCATGCTGGAGGACAGCCTCCCAACTGGAGGCGCCCTCACTTCTGTG CTAAACAGTGTCCTTACAACATGGTGTATAATGAGAATGGTTCGCCCTGCATGGATACGTGCAGACATCAGCACACGAGTTCAGAGTGTGATGACCACCAAATAGATGGATGCTTCTGTCCCTCTG GAACTGTGTTTGATGATGTTTCCAAGAGGAGGTGTATCGATAGGTCTGAATGTCAGCGCAAGCACAACATCTACAACTCTGGAGATGTCTACCTACAGGATGGGAAGaactggtgtgtatgtgtgt CACATGTTGAAGGAAGATGGGACTGTGAAATCTTTGAAACATCGGCCACATGTGCAGTTGAAGAAGGTTCACATTTCACAACTTTTGATGGAAAAACCTTTACCTTCCATGGAGATTGTTCCTACACTCTGGCTAAGGTGGAAAGCAAG GACGAAAGCAGTCCAGATTTTACAATCGAGGCCGAGCTGGTGCCGTGTGCAGACTAGCAGTTTGACACCTGCTTGAAGACAGTTAAACTCTTACCAGACAACAGCAAAGACAAT tttTTCACGTTCACACTTAATGGTGTAGTTGAGCAGAACGCACAGAGCCTCAGGTTGCC ACCCATCTTACTCCAGACAAACTTTGGGTTGCAAATTCAGATCCAGTACATTCCTCGGATGCAAGTCTACATCAACTTGGAAAACAGCTACAAAGCAAAGACACGGG GTATATGTGGGAACTTCAACATGGTCCTAAATGATGACATGA GTCCTCAGGAGATGGTAGGAACTGCAGCAAGTTACAGCAACTCATGGAAGGCTAGGATTGCATGTAAAGACAAGGAGGAAAGATCTGACAACCCGTGTTCCCTCAGTTCAAAAAATG AGGAATACGCCAACCATTGGTGTGACCTCGTCCAAAACCCTAAGAAGACATTTGCAAAGTGCCATTCTGAGGTGGATCCTCTTGTTTTCTACAAG cGCTGCATTTATTCCAGCTGTAACTGTGAGAAGAGCGAGGACTGTTTGTGTGTCGTCTTTATCTCCTATGTTCGAGCTTATGCAGCAAAGGGAGTCACCATGAAAGACTTTGGAAACGATGTGTGTG GGGTTCGAAAGAAGGCATCTGGACTTCTCTGGTTGCTCATCAAGCAACAACAGACTGCTACAGTTTATAAACTCgattctcccatattccagtcagaattaacaaagcttcttggatga